The Astyanax mexicanus isolate ESR-SI-001 chromosome 21, AstMex3_surface, whole genome shotgun sequence genome contains the following window.
aaaaaactaaccctgcaaaagtcacgcctcgtaaatcacttgggtcctactttctctcgttccatatcaatgcgcgcagcgctgcaacctgacagctagcctacgtgtttgggtcgctttgtttacttctcgcctcgagaacatgtgtgactacgagagtgacgaggaaaacattgatcaccgctcagagccacggggatatctttatgaacccgagtatacagatgttgaacttcgccaaatggaattagatcgggcagaaagagagagggtggacagagaagtggtggaagatgaaactggagccactgctggagctgcgatacccagggtggccgacaaatcctggtgcactcgtttcaagtgcgaaataatgcagaccgaggtggaatgctactgttgccacgagtgggacttagttatgcccgagatgcaagacctatccattgatgaggatgtcagcggggcagctgcttgcatcacaaacaacagtgacttccctgcactcctgaatgctggtgtgttgagaacttttttccttttttttgcccagcgctagtacccaaagtttcctcagagcaacatcagtcacaggaaaacgatgaaaactctgcagagaatcagccacatctttgttgctacagcctggatagtcacaagtccgcaccattttaacacacacacacacacacacacctagctatatatatatatatatatatatgtgtttacaaagcttataaaagccaatagacttctccctaaagttagctcgtttgcgttgctagtctgaacacagctgctaagcactgccaaaacacagaacaagttgacgcgtgcgcagctcgctgtcagaatgacgcgcactgatacgaaatgagagaaagtaggacccaagtgatttacgaggcgtgacttttgcagggttagttttttgtgatgtaaataaatccctcttttgaacacgtactgctttgggaagaaaaaggagttattttcctgaccccagcaaacatgccggactactttcgctttgacctaaactggacaagaactcggctcacaggacgctgtggggggtaagtcagtgtggatgcacgacactggttatgatgatgccatacagactcatgtcaaaaataccgaactatccctttaagagcTAATCTACGAGTATGATAGTATGGATGTGTTTCTCAGGTAAACCTGAGAAGTCACCCCTGATGCTCCTGCACTTAACCGTAGATTTAGAACCGGTAGGTTTGTCTCGGTCAgactttagcatttaaccaaaagttttcagactttagcatttaaccaaacattttcagactttagcatttaaccaaaagttttcagactttagcatttaaccaaacgttttcagactttagcatttaaccaaacattttcagactttagcatttaaccaaacgttttcaGACTTTAGAATTTTACCAAAAGTTTTCAgactttagcatttaaccaaaaggtTTCAGGCTTCAGCTTTTAGCCAACAGTTTTTAAGTTTTAGCTTTTACCCTAAGGTTTTTAGACTTTAGCGAGATGTGCAAGACCTCCAACTgatagcagcatttttcagcaggataatgttcacccacacatggcaagggtttcccaggaatgtcttaaCCAGACTGTAACACTTCCTTATGGACGTTCCTGCTtgatctccagatttatcaccaatccagcatttattggattatcttgtatccaggctgaaGCTCTAACAGCAGGTCTGGAAGATCTACACAGATCCACCTTCACTCACCATCTCCCTCGTTCAGAGACTTCATCAAGGGTTTCAGAGTTTTCTCGAACATCACCGCGCTCTCAGTGTGATTCCTCCTCAAAACTCGCCACGTCATCTCCAACCGCACCACCTGAACACACAAACGCAACCATCGAATAGCGTCCACAGTCATTTGGACATATTGTACAGTGTAAAACTCTATCTCAGAGCACTTTCTGAACGTGACCTCTGACCTGAGGAAGGTCCAGAGCCTTCATGACAGCGGAGAAGGCGTACAGGTCGTGGGCGGTGTCCCTCAGGGCCTGGGCCAACTGGATCACCTTATGGAGAACAGCCGCCCTCTGATTAACGGAACCGGTACATCCCAGAATATCCACGGCTATTCCCAACACTATGAGCTGAtgtctgaaaaagagagagagagagcgaagtaAATGAAACAAGCtccaacaccatagaaaccacctgaaataccagagcaattgcctagcaacactgtagcccAACATCACAGCAGCCAGCTTGGACACCAACCATTTAGCTACAGCCCTGCAACTACTTGTTGAAATCCTGTACCAAATCATAGAATCCATGTCGGGATAACAGATAAAGCACTAagaaacacctcagcaaccacctgaaataccatatcATGATCCTAGCAACACTGCAGCCACAACTTTgcaaacatttagcaacattatggcaaccatctagcaacaccccTGCAACCACCTTGCAATCATGTACCAAGTCTTAAAACCCATGCTGCGATATCAGataaaccacttagaaacaccttagcaaccacctgaaataccatagtaATCACCTAGCAACTCTGAAGCCACAATTTTGCAAGCACTCAGtagcatcatagcaaccacaatACAAAACAGTGTAGggaccacctgaaataccacagcaatcaccGAGCAACACTGTAGcccaacaccacagcagccacctcaGACAACAGCCATAGCAACCATCAAGCAATAGCCCTGCAACTACCCTAAACACCACAGCAATCATCGTGCAACACTGTAGAGGACATTTAACATGGTAACATTGGCTACCATGGCAACCATCTAGTAAACCATAGTACCACAGTGAACATTGTATGGGATAACATAGTAGTCactgagcaacaccatagcaacggATTCAAAAACACTTAACAACACTGCAACCAAGAGGGAAATGCCACAACTGCTAAGGAACAGGAAACCACAGCAGCCATCTGAGATACCtttgcaaccatctagcaacactacAGTAAGCATGTATGGGATATTATAGTAGGCATAGAAATCACATAGCAAACACGTAGCAATGCCACAGCAACCAAAAGGAGAATATCATACAACTGCTTAGCAAATGCAAAGCCACCAAAGCAGCCACCTGCgataccttagcaactacctagcaacaccacaatgATGACCAAATAACACGATTATTTGCCCAGCAGCTGCTTGGAAGTCGGAAACACTGTAAGTCTATTTAAACGAGCTGGTTCTGGTGGTGTGAACCCACCGGTCCAGCAGGTCTTTTCTCAGCTGGCTTCCATGAGGCAGCATGATCAGCTCCAGCCCAGAATCCACTCCCATGATCCTCTTCTGCTCCGCCGTCACACCTGTTACACGAGCTACCTGAAACACAGGTACAGAGATAAGCAGAATTAAAGCAGAGTTTGGAGACCCCTGTGGTGGAAAGGTGGAATTACATAGAACTTTAGTCCAATTATATtaaactgagctaaaggctaaagctgtagccatgtgggtcagccagtaTTTGACAGGTTTACAGGTGGTGGAGGCGGAGCTTCACCTGGCAGTCCACACTGAGCATGTGCAGGGAGGTTGCCGCGGCGTCGGTGTGGGTGAACAGCTCTTTGACGGAGTGCAGGACGCTCTGCTCTAGAGGACGGTTGTTGTCCGGCAGCAGCAGCGACCTGAAGGCATCGAGACGAAAGCAGGAAGTCGTCTCGGTCTGTGGCCGCTCGAACTTCCAGTCTGGCTCCGCCCCCTCTCCGTCAATCACTCTTGGCTCCTCCTCCAGCATCTGTCGCTCCTCCTCCATCCGCTGAGCCTCTAGAAAGGTGAAGCTGGTCTCTGTGAGGCGGGCGCGACTGGTCCACTTCTCCTGGGCGCGCAGTCGCGCCGCGTGACCCTTCGGAAGCATGGAGGGCGGAACCTGTGACCAATCAGCAGCGAGCGTTAAACTCATTCTTCATATTCGAATAGACACACCCCCCCACACGCACCTGTCCACTGCTCTCTTACCTGGGGCACCAGCTCATCATAGAAGGAGGCGGGGTCGACCGCTATCCGCGGAGTTGTGGGCGGGGCTCCAGGAAACAGCATTGACACTCTGAGGGGTTTGGGCGGGGCTCTGGAGTGCAGCTGTCCGTCAGAACCTCGCAGGGTGACGCCCCCAGCAGGCGACTGGGCGGCACGAGACGAGCGAATGGAACCGGGGCTGAGTAACGGGTCACTTCCTGTCCGGTACATGGGAGACatgggggcggagctacagtcctGAGACTGACAGCTCTGGGACACACCTGAGTTAAAGAGAATCAAATagaaaattgtgttttaaaaaaggtttagAATCAATACGACCAGAATCACTTTGAAATTAAAAAATTTTgtcaccatttaaaaaaaagacaaagtttTAAAATCTTAAGTAATTTCTAAAATTTCCATGCTCTCCAAACAAAAATCTATAAATCACCAATCAAAATTCACCATTCACACTTTTACAATCCTTCTAAATCATCATTCAAAAATATATGCAAAATCAACATTGAAAGATTCACAATCAACGTTCAAAAATTTCCTGAAATCATTTATGAATTTACAATCACTACTAATCAAACATTCTTAATCCCCGTTCaaaaattttaaatcaacattaaaaaaatttgaataaCCATTCAAAAATGCCTCATCAACATTTAAAAACTCCCAATAAACATTCAATAATTTATAATTCAAGCAGTCAGCATTCAAAATTCCTCAATAACCATTAAAGAATTCCCAAATCACCATTCAAAAATTACCTGTTCTCAGGTTACTGTCAGACTGTGCTGACTGTAGTGAAGGTCTTCCCACTGTCTCCAGATTAGCAGGCTGACTGCCAGTCCTGAACAAACACATTTACATAATATAACCAATGAATGATAAACATCTACTGAATGATAAACATCTACTGGATAAAAAACATCTACTGGATAAAAAACATCTACTGGATGATAAACATCTACTGGATGATAAACatctactgcacatgtgtcaaacacaaggcccgcgggccaaatgtggcccgccacgtctttttatgtggcccgcgagagcttgtaaaatcttagtgtctataataaataagtcagaagcgttctttgaccaaaaaatacatttcccacaatgcttgtcgattgtattacccgcaaagttacggcttactgccactacacggcagtgtagtcattgatgtggaaaccctgccggagggaaggtgtaacttcgcgggtggaattgagacgtataaatgtttatcccataatgtccagaaaaagagaagttgatgcagacggacggctgtgcttcaaggcgaaagaccggtatgcattttgtgttactgaccaaaataaacgctttttaggagagatataagttctgtgtaaatatttataagacaatagctgataaaatctgttttaatgatgttaataaacatcactgggacagcgctagtcgcagtttcaccgcagcaaagtacgaggacgtgaatcacttatctaaccagcctttactaatttctgccctcaataaccctttcaataacctccaatagcctttaatagtcttcagtagccttcaacagtctaaccttgcagccgtggtgtgtccactaaactccgtagttataaacatcctgaggttagcagcgcgataactgacctgtttataatgtaatcccagcagtgactcatgctctaaacggctgctgttagctgattgggctgaaagatgaactgtagagagctgtattattcggttacaaaaatctttatttcatacacagaagaacttaaaaatgttaaaaacgctccagactggctgagctgagccctgtagcccgtggctgggctgtagctctgactcagtaaagactgcggacttgtggtgctgctgctgcagctcccactagtggttggatgaggaactgctaaatctgaggaaatgctatgttcttaacagctcacaatttttgattttatatttattaagccttatttcagttaataatttcaaagttaatataacttgatgtcatttctattcacttgaatagtttggttcttgattgatggagtttttggatttcatgacatgacaaattaaaaggatttatgttaatagagcaacaagcaaacattttttccatgcaactgtaatatttgattgaataaataatatattgagagttatttaacattaaggagtaattacattcatttacatatattacatttggttacattttattacatttataagttacatctggccctcggaggacagccaatatgccaatgtggccctcggccaaaatgagtttgacacccctgatctactgGATGATAAACGTCTACTGGATGATAAACATCTACTGGATGATAAACATCTACTGAATGATAAACATCTACTGGATAAAAAACATCTACTGGATAAAAAACATCTACTGGATGATAAACATCTACTGGATGATAAACATCTACTGGATGATAAACATCTACTGGATGATAAACGTCTACTGGATGATTAACATCTACTGGATGATAAACATCTACTGGATGATAAACGTCTACTGGATGATAAACATCTACTGGATGATTAACATCTACTGGATGATAAATGTCTACTGGAAGACATACATCTAATTAATTCTAGATGATAGATAATATACATCTATTGGATGATAGACATCTACTAGATGACAGAAGTGGATTATAGATATCTGTAGATGTCTTCTAAACGTCTACAGGATAAGAGGCTTCTAGATGAAATTCCAGAGTTTcttctttattattataaagaCTGTTAAATgctggatttacctcagcagagggTTGTTGACCTGTAGCGTGTCCATGTGGTTAGAGCTTAAGCTCCGCCTCTTATTCTTTTCAACTTTTGCCTTGGCGGCCTGGCGCTCGCTGATGACCCGCAGAGGAAGGCTGCGTGTGATTGGGTGAAAGATGACGGCTCCGGACGCTTGGGATATAGGCCGCCGCCCACCAACGTGAAAACGCACCAGTGCAGGAATGTTATCAAACTGATCGTTCTCAAACTGGAAGAGCTCCCGAGAGTAACCCTGTAAAAAAGATCAACACAAACCTTTCAAAAGGTCCAAAATCAAACCAAAACGTCCTAAAACTTTCAGCACATAAATTTTTACTTTTCTTAACTGTATAGAATTACaagcaaataatgcaaataaaacaagttcatattcataaagttttaagagttcagaaatcatcaatatttggtggaataatcctgatttttaatcacagttttaatttcatgtatcttggcatcatgttctcctccaccagtcttacacactgcttttggataactttatgctgctttactcctggtgtaaaaattcaagcagttcagtttggtggtttgatggtttgtgatcatccatcttcctcttgattatattccagaggtttttaatttggtaaaatcaaagaaactcattatttttaagtgctctcttattttattacaGAGCTGTAGATCTTTTCAGAATCATGCTGAGGGTTGTGATCAGGTGAGGGTTCAGGCTGGGGGAAGATCAGCGCTGATTATAACCCAGATCTTCTGTCTCAACTTGTTTGGCTTGGAGTCAGATGGGATGAAAAGACAAGATAGTGATTTAGAGTCTCGTAGATCTGCATGGATGAGCATTTCAACCGATAGAAAAGAGCTGATATTCCATCAGCAGATATCTACATTACCCTCACATTATTCTACACACCATCCACCAATTCTCTACCAAAcaatttaatataaaactctctctccaGACTCTGAATTCTACCAAACACTCTACGCCAATATTTTCTTCCACGCCTTTTTACTCTCTACCAGACATcatcattctccactaaacaGCATAActcataagaaaaaaacattctcCACAAGAACATGTTTGCTTCATTGTAAAATCACACATTTGCACCACATTCTACCAAATATCACTACATttaaccaaacaccatcattccctaCCAAATTTTATTTCCATCAAACTCCATCGTTCTCCACCAAGCACTGTAATTCTCCAACAAACTCCAGGATTCTGTTACACGTTCACTTTGATGTAAGACCCAACAATTTGCATCAAACACCGTAATTCTCCACCAATCATTCCATCATTCCGTGTTACATTTTTGCCTCAGTGTAAGACCAAACACTTTGCACCAAACACCATGAATTTCCACCAAACACTAACATGCTCCACCAAAGGAGAATTACAGTGTTCTGTGGAGTGTGATGGTggagtgtgatggtgtgtgttgtAGGTGTGTGTGATCTGTGCTGTGGTGTGTTAGTGAGTAAATGTTGTGTAAATGTGTTGGTGTGTAAGAAGGTCAGATCTGTAGTGATGATCTTCTCTGTTGTGTAAGGGTGATTCTCAGCAGAGCTCATACCTGAACCAGTTACAACCTGCTGATCCTCACCTGTAATCACACAGTCACAGGAGTGATACAGGAGTGATAcaggagtgagaggagtgagaggtTTTATCTCACTCTCATCACTCTGTAGAGGAACTACACGTGttccaacaaacaccaacaaaatccaccaacaaacaccatgaGAAACACCATCAGATTCCATCATCAGACATCATCATattccaccaaacaccaccacagTCTACCAAATAGCAACATaatccaacaaacaccatcagaTTCCATCAAACACCATTGGATTCCATCATCAGACAGCatcatattccaccaaataacaACACAATCCACCAAATAGCAACATaatccaacaaacaccatcagattccatcaaacaccattaaattccatcaaacaccatcagattccatcaaacaccatcgGATTCCATCATCAGACAGCATCATATCCCACCAAACACCAACACAATCCACCAAATAGCAACATTATCCATCAAACACCATTAAATTCCATCAAGCACCATCAGattccatcaaacaccatcagaTTCCATCATCAAACACCATTAAATTCTACCAAACATCATCACAATCCACCAAATAGCAACATATTCAAACAAACATCATCAGattccatcaaacaccatcagaTTCCCTCATCAGACAGCATCATATTCCACCAAACACCAACACAATCCACCAAATAGCAACATaatccaacaaacaccatcagattccatcaaacaccatcacaGTCCACCAAATAGCAACATaatccaacaaacaccatcagattccatcaaacaccatcacaGTCCACCAAGAAACACCACTAGATAAATGTCTACTGGTTGAAAGATGTCATCACATTTCACCAACAATCATCATCATTCCCCATTAAATACCATTATATTCAATTAAACACCATACAAatcccatcaaacaccatcatgaTTTACTAAACACTCTCATAATTTACTAAATACATCACAATTAATCTGTTGGTGTTTGTTAGTGTTTCTTCATGTTAATTGGTGTTCCTTTGTTTATGATGGTGTTTCttggtgtttatttgtgtttggtggtgtttggtTGTGTTTGTTGGTGTTCCTTGTTATTTCTTGGTTTTCCTTTATGTTTcttggtgtttggtggtgtttgttggGTAAACACGCTCTAGGCATTACTCCACACCTCACTCCACTCCCTTAGACTCATCTCCTCAACGTTTCCCAACCCCAGCTTCAGCTGACCACAACCCTGCTCACCTCATCACACCTCACCTGTCCCAACACACCTGTCCCAACACACCTGCTGATGAGTAACGGGGGAgtcagagtgtatatatatatatatagagagagaagaaCAGTTCTGGAGTAGAGAGGGGGATATATAACCTGTTTTGGTCGCAGGACGATCTTGATGATCTTGAAGTGCATGGGCTGCTCCTTCCACCTGCAGCTCAGGACATAATCCCCACTGCAGGACATCGAGTCCCGCACCAGGAAATCACCGTCCCGCTGCAGAAGATCCTCCACGTCCTACACAacaacacacaatatatacatatattatacacacattatacacacacattatacactaatTCAGATTAGATGTATAAACTAAAAGGAAAGCTGTTGAGACGGCAGCAGCACGTGGACGAggattgtcctgctggaaaatgcagGAACACTGGCTGCAGGACGTCATGTTTTAATATAACTTTGGAGTGTCAAAGTACCAGAAATAAAGATATgcaaatcagttaatcaataatcCCGCCCCCTGCTGATGACGTCCAAgcatctgcttcttttttgttatttcagtcatttctcattttctgtaaataaatgctctaaatgagaatatttttatttggaatttgggagaaatgttgtctgtagtttatagaataaaacaacaatgttcattttactcaaacataaacctataaataataaaatcagaaaaactcattCAGATATTGTAGATATTGTAGATATTCACCTCTCGGGGAAGCTGGCCGTGGTACCAGGCATGACTCCTGATATCCTCAGTACTGAGTTTaagctcctcctccagctccttcTTCAAAGAGTCCATCTCCTTATGACCCGAAAACACCTAAATAATGTTACAGAATACATGTTATTATCATACAACACTGTAACACctaatattatacatatattattacatatattatatattttgtttatag
Protein-coding sequences here:
- the sh2d3a gene encoding breast cancer anti-estrogen resistance protein 3 homolog isoform X1, which codes for MSNRSIAWWLTQIGLPQYTTALEREYYGLEGLFMVTDEELEEKGIEDAEHRTTILNQLQKHQQRLNPCTGVAVVSLKRVSMKFSLGSTLDRAKPTNLFRQSIVPRLRRRDNHRLSSCSQLPTDPEPDTINQRKQSKRRSVGGLITQVFSGHKEMDSLKKELEEELKLSTEDIRSHAWYHGQLPREDVEDLLQRDGDFLVRDSMSCSGDYVLSCRWKEQPMHFKIIKIVLRPKQGYSRELFQFENDQFDNIPALVRFHVGGRRPISQASGAVIFHPITRSLPLRVISERQAAKAKVEKNKRRSLSSNHMDTLQVNNPLLRTGSQPANLETVGRPSLQSAQSDSNLRTGVSQSCQSQDCSSAPMSPMYRTGSDPLLSPGSIRSSRAAQSPAGGVTLRGSDGQLHSRAPPKPLRVSMLFPGAPPTTPRIAVDPASFYDELVPQVPPSMLPKGHAARLRAQEKWTSRARLTETSFTFLEAQRMEEERQMLEEEPRVIDGEGAEPDWKFERPQTETTSCFRLDAFRSLLLPDNNRPLEQSVLHSVKELFTHTDAAATSLHMLSVDCQVARVTGVTAEQKRIMGVDSGLELIMLPHGSQLRKDLLDRHQLIVLGIAVDILGCTGSVNQRAAVLHKVIQLAQALRDTAHDLYAFSAVMKALDLPQVVRLEMTWRVLRRNHTESAVMFEKTLKPLMKSLNEGDDSVVSGPVALPHIVPILRLMEGEDAVETSERGCQLLYSILQSARNTADHAHLHQQHAHTLLSAGWEPIPELLEAFRTEFALRLFWGQAGAEAPKKERYEKFEKILTVLSNKLEPAQTTEV
- the sh2d3a gene encoding breast cancer anti-estrogen resistance protein 3 homolog isoform X2, which codes for MDSLKKELEEELKLSTEDIRSHAWYHGQLPREDVEDLLQRDGDFLVRDSMSCSGDYVLSCRWKEQPMHFKIIKIVLRPKQGYSRELFQFENDQFDNIPALVRFHVGGRRPISQASGAVIFHPITRSLPLRVISERQAAKAKVEKNKRRSLSSNHMDTLQVNNPLLRTGSQPANLETVGRPSLQSAQSDSNLRTGVSQSCQSQDCSSAPMSPMYRTGSDPLLSPGSIRSSRAAQSPAGGVTLRGSDGQLHSRAPPKPLRVSMLFPGAPPTTPRIAVDPASFYDELVPQVPPSMLPKGHAARLRAQEKWTSRARLTETSFTFLEAQRMEEERQMLEEEPRVIDGEGAEPDWKFERPQTETTSCFRLDAFRSLLLPDNNRPLEQSVLHSVKELFTHTDAAATSLHMLSVDCQVARVTGVTAEQKRIMGVDSGLELIMLPHGSQLRKDLLDRHQLIVLGIAVDILGCTGSVNQRAAVLHKVIQLAQALRDTAHDLYAFSAVMKALDLPQVVRLEMTWRVLRRNHTESAVMFEKTLKPLMKSLNEGDDSVVSGPVALPHIVPILRLMEGEDAVETSERGCQLLYSILQSARNTADHAHLHQQHAHTLLSAGWEPIPELLEAFRTEFALRLFWGQAGAEAPKKERYEKFEKILTVLSNKLEPAQTTEV